Part of the Arcobacter sp. F155 genome, GGAATTTTTAATTTTGATAATAGTTTATTTAAGTGCTCAGATTTTTCAATTGAAGCAGTACCTACAAGAACAGGTTGTCCCTTTTCATGGTACTCCTTGATCTTTTTAGCTACAGCATCAAACTTTTCTACTTCACTTTTAAAAATTAAGTCATTTCTATCAATTCTTTGAATCTCTACATTTGTAGGAATAGATACAACATCTAAGTTATAAATCTCTGCAAACTCTGTTGCTTCAGTTTGAGCAGTACCAGTCATACCTGCTAGTTTATCATACATTCTAAAGTAGTTTTGGAATGTGATATCTGCAAGAGTTTGAGACTCTTCTTGAATAGTAACACCTTCTTTTGCTTCTAAAGCTTGGTGTAAACCTTCAGAGAATCTTCTTCCTTCACTAAGTCTTCCTGTAAATTCATCAACAATAATTACTTCATTGTCTTTTACAACATAATCAACATCTTTTTCAAAAATATAGTTTGCTTTTAAAGCTTGGTCTAGGTTGTGAGATAACATTGCATTCTCTAATGAGTATAAGTTATCTACACCATATAGTCCCTCAGCTTTTTCAATACCTTGTTCTGTTAATAAAACTGATCTATTTTTTTCATCAACTGTAAAGTCACCAGTTGAGTATGGCTTTTCACTTGGGTCTTTAGGCTCAATTAATTCACCTTTTTCTAATTGCATTGCAATTTGTTGTGATTTTACATAATCGGCACTTTTATGATTAGTAGGTCCAGAAATAATTAAAGGAGTTCTTGCTTCGTCAATTAAAATAGAGTCAACTTCATCAACGATTACAAAGTGATGTTGTCTTTGAACTTTTTCTTCTAAGTCATAATGCATATTGTCTCTTAGATAGTCAAAACCAAACTCATTGTTTGTACCATAAGTTATATCAGCATTGTATTGTTCTTTTCTTGCTCCATCATCTTTTAAATCACCAGTGATAGCTCCAACTTGGAAACCTAAAAAGTTGTATAAAGGTTCTAACTCTTGTGCATCTCTACTTGCTAGGTAGTCATTTACTGTAACAACATGAACACCTTTTCCTGTCATTGCATTTAAAATAACTGGTAAAGAAGCAACTAATGTTTTACCTTCACCTGTTTTCATTTCTGCAATTCTACCATCATTTAGAACCATTCCACCAATTAGCTGAACATCATGGTGTCTCATATTCAGTGTTCTTCTACTAGCCTCTCTTGTAATTGCAAAAGAGTCATTTAAAACTTCATCTAGTTTTACTTCTTCATTTTGAACTTTTTGTTTTAAAGCATTAAAAGAAGATTGAAGCTCTTCATCACTCATAGCTTGGTATGTTGTTTCTAAAGCAGTGATTTGATTAGCTCTTTTTCTATATCTTTTTACTTCTCTGTCATTTGATGTGCCAAAAATTTTTGAAAACATATTAATCATAAAATAAATTCCTTTTTACCAAATCCTTCGCCATACATTTAGTTTAATTTGGTATTCGTTATAATCGAAAGATTATATAAAAAACAAGGTTAAAAAATGGTTTATAAACTTTTACTATTTGTGATAATTACATTTTCAAATTTATTAGCGGTAGATGAATTAAAAGAAATTAAAACTTTTCAAGCAGATTTTGCTCAAACAGTTACCAATGAATCAAGTAAGGCTATCTCTTATGAGGGAAAAGTATTTATAAAAAATAATGATAGAGTATTATGGAAATATCTCTCTCCAATTGAGAAGAATGTATTTTTATTAAATGATATTGTTGTTATTGATGAACCGGAGTTAGAGCAGGTTATTTATACACGTTTAAAAGAGCAGTTAAATATCCTAAGTATTCTGCAAGATTCAAAGAAGTTATCAGAAAACAAATATGAATCTTTCTTTTATAATAGAAAATATGAAATTTTAATAGATGAAAATAAAATTAAACAAGTTTCATATAAAGATGAATTAGATAATTACATTGTTATTAAATTTACAAATGTAGTTCAAAATCAAGAGATTCCACAAGACTTTTTTAGATTTATTCCTCCAAGTCACTATGACATTATAAAAAAATAAACATTTTTTAGCTACTATTTCGCCTAAGGTACAACAGACAATAGCTTGAAAGCTTTTCAAGAGGAAAGTCTGGGCTGCAGTGAAGCATGGTTCCATTTAAAGAATGGCTAGGGTAACCTAAGGGACAGTGCAACAGAGAGTAAACCGCCAATTTTATTGGTAAGGGTGAAAGGGTGGGGTAAGAGCCTACCAGCACTTTAAGTAATTTTAGTGGCTATGTAAACCCAACCAGCAGCAAGAAGAGCTTGGTAATAAGCTTCACGCTTATGTTCTTCGCAAGATTGCTTAAGTAATTTAGCAACTAGATAAATTATTGTCAAAAACAAAATCCAGCTTACCGTTGTGCCTTATTTTTTTCTTACTAATTTTAAAATAAATAAAAATAACAAAAAAATCAATCTCTAAAACTACTATAAATACAGCTATTGAACTAAATTAAACTTTCTTTTGTAAAATTCCAGTCACATTATCGTCACATTATTTTGGAGAAAATATGGATTTTACAAAAAAAGTTTTTTTATTAACATCTTGTCTATTAGTGAGTATATCTCTTAATGCAAATGAAACTATTGAATCTTTTTCAAAAGCAAAAAAGCTTATGAAAAAAGTATATAAATCAAATCAAACTACTTTTTATGGAAATTGTAATTATAACTATAAAGATAAATCAAACATGATTGTAAGAGAAAGTTGTGGATATAAACCTAGAAATGAGTACACAAAGAAGGGCAAAAAAAATCAAAGAGCAAGAAGAATAGAGTGTACATGTTAGTTTAATTAAAATGTAAAATATCCAATATTTATTTTAATGGACATTTTGATGTGATACAATAAACTTTTTAAAGGATATATCAATGTTAAAATCAATATTACTTTTCTTTCTACTTTTTTCATTTGCTTTTAGTCTTGGCAAT contains:
- the lolA gene encoding LolA-like outer membrane lipoprotein chaperone, producing MVYKLLLFVIITFSNLLAVDELKEIKTFQADFAQTVTNESSKAISYEGKVFIKNNDRVLWKYLSPIEKNVFLLNDIVVIDEPELEQVIYTRLKEQLNILSILQDSKKLSENKYESFFYNRKYEILIDENKIKQVSYKDELDNYIVIKFTNVVQNQEIPQDFFRFIPPSHYDIIKK
- the secA gene encoding preprotein translocase subunit SecA, whose protein sequence is MINMFSKIFGTSNDREVKRYRKRANQITALETTYQAMSDEELQSSFNALKQKVQNEEVKLDEVLNDSFAITREASRRTLNMRHHDVQLIGGMVLNDGRIAEMKTGEGKTLVASLPVILNAMTGKGVHVVTVNDYLASRDAQELEPLYNFLGFQVGAITGDLKDDGARKEQYNADITYGTNNEFGFDYLRDNMHYDLEEKVQRQHHFVIVDEVDSILIDEARTPLIISGPTNHKSADYVKSQQIAMQLEKGELIEPKDPSEKPYSTGDFTVDEKNRSVLLTEQGIEKAEGLYGVDNLYSLENAMLSHNLDQALKANYIFEKDVDYVVKDNEVIIVDEFTGRLSEGRRFSEGLHQALEAKEGVTIQEESQTLADITFQNYFRMYDKLAGMTGTAQTEATEFAEIYNLDVVSIPTNVEIQRIDRNDLIFKSEVEKFDAVAKKIKEYHEKGQPVLVGTASIEKSEHLNKLLSKLKIPHTVLNAKQHEKEGKIIADAGQKGAVTIATNMAGRGVDIKLNEETLSLGGLAIIGTERHESRRIDNQLRGRSGRQGDVGESQFYLSLEDNLLRIFGSDKIKGIMERIGIEEGEHIESKMVTRAVENAQKKVESMHFESRKHLLEYDDVANEQRKVIYAFRNDLLNPDYDINSKLDENRAEYIQNLLMNAEIIDGMPSEDFNYEFIITKFKEELNLLVEKEDIVAEDYPALEEKLISIIKEVYEQKMSVAAPEQKSEIERILYLQILDKAWREHLYSMDTLKTGIGLRGYNQKDPLVEYKKESYNMFIELISNIKNEIIKVLFTVQLQSQDDAQKEREALEKMKAEMEEANEGAITNLEEEQILSNEKKIARNEPCPCGSGKKYKHCHGKSGPKRGLVAGN